One Nonomuraea angiospora DNA segment encodes these proteins:
- a CDS encoding cystathionine beta-synthase, with protein MRVYDSLVDLMGNTPLVRLHKVNAGLSAQVLAKVEYFNPGGSVKDRIAVRMIEAAEASGELRPGGVIVEPTSGNTGVGLAIVAQQKGYRCLFVVPDKVAQDKIAVLRAYGAEVVVCPTAVSPDHPDSYYSVSDRLAREVPNAWKPDQYSNVNNPDSHYHSTGPEIWEQTEGRITHFVAGIGTGGTISGTGRYLKEVSGGRVKIIGADPEGSVYSGGTGRPYLVEGVGEDIWPATYDTKICDEIIAVSDKDSFNMTRRLAREEGLLVGGSCGMAVVAALRVAATAAPDDVIVVLLPDGGRGYLSKIFNDDWMADYGFLTTSSEEGLVADVLARKGEGLPEFVHAHPHESVGTAISIMREYSVSQLPVMKEEPPVMAAEVVGSIVERDLLEALYHGRLSSDDPIGDHMSAPLPMIGSGEPVARAVEALEKADAAVVLEDGKPSGMITRQDLLAFLANH; from the coding sequence GTGCGCGTTTACGATTCCCTGGTTGATCTCATGGGGAACACTCCGCTCGTCCGGCTGCACAAGGTCAACGCGGGGTTGTCCGCGCAGGTGCTGGCCAAGGTCGAGTACTTCAACCCGGGCGGCTCGGTCAAGGACCGCATCGCCGTACGGATGATCGAGGCTGCGGAGGCGTCCGGCGAGCTGCGTCCGGGAGGCGTGATCGTCGAGCCGACGTCCGGCAACACGGGGGTGGGCCTGGCGATCGTGGCCCAGCAGAAGGGTTACCGGTGCCTGTTCGTGGTGCCGGACAAGGTGGCCCAGGACAAGATCGCGGTCCTGCGGGCCTACGGGGCCGAGGTCGTGGTCTGCCCGACCGCCGTCTCGCCCGACCATCCCGACTCTTACTACTCGGTCTCCGACCGGCTGGCCCGCGAGGTGCCGAACGCCTGGAAGCCCGACCAGTACTCCAACGTCAACAACCCCGACTCCCACTACCACTCGACGGGTCCGGAGATCTGGGAGCAGACCGAGGGCCGGATCACCCACTTCGTCGCGGGCATCGGCACCGGCGGCACGATCAGCGGCACCGGCCGCTATCTCAAGGAGGTCTCCGGCGGCCGCGTGAAGATCATCGGCGCCGACCCGGAGGGCTCGGTCTACTCCGGCGGCACCGGCCGTCCGTACCTGGTGGAAGGCGTGGGCGAGGACATCTGGCCCGCCACGTACGACACCAAGATCTGCGACGAGATCATCGCGGTGTCCGACAAGGACTCGTTCAACATGACCCGCAGGCTCGCCCGCGAGGAGGGGCTGCTGGTCGGCGGCTCCTGCGGGATGGCGGTCGTGGCGGCGCTGCGGGTGGCGGCCACGGCCGCGCCCGACGACGTGATCGTCGTGCTGCTTCCCGACGGCGGGCGCGGCTACCTGTCCAAGATCTTCAACGACGACTGGATGGCCGACTACGGCTTCCTGACCACGTCGTCCGAGGAGGGGCTGGTCGCCGACGTGCTGGCGCGGAAGGGGGAGGGGCTGCCGGAGTTCGTGCATGCGCATCCGCACGAGTCGGTGGGCACGGCCATCTCGATCATGCGCGAATACTCGGTGTCCCAGCTCCCGGTGATGAAGGAGGAGCCGCCGGTCATGGCGGCCGAGGTGGTCGGCTCCATCGTCGAACGCGACCTCCTCGAAGCCCTCTACCACGGCAGACTCTCCTCCGACGACCCGATCGGCGATCACATGTCGGCGCCACTACCCATGATCGGCAGTGGTGAACCTGTGGCCCGTGCGGTCGAAGCGCTGGAGAAGGCCGATGCGGCCGTAGTGCTGGAAGACGGCAAGCCCTCGGGCATGATCACCCGCCAGGACCTGCTCGCCTTCCTCGCCAATCACTAG
- a CDS encoding SGNH/GDSL hydrolase family protein, translated as MARAARKIATAAALGGGGLTALGATAYGLLVAEGLLARRAIGQPHGLDGPPSDGTYGDFPGEPLKLAMLGDSTSVGLGLTDPAQTPGGLLAHGLASVAERPVRLIVVGKSGAPSSELGDQVDKALAMEADIAVIFVGANDIITQTPPAVAVRHLAKAVRRLRDAGVEVVVGTCPDLGTVRPIGQPLRWVARRWSRQLAAAQTVAVVDAGGRTVAFADLLGPEFATNPTEMFGPDRFHPSARGYAQAAYAVLPSVCAALGLWPEPRPARGEALQPIYLAAATAAEEPGTEVTATRVDGRATGLHGKWATLFRRRLGETFNDARRLTSRLGETLDDA; from the coding sequence ATGGCGCGCGCGGCACGCAAGATCGCCACCGCCGCGGCGCTCGGAGGTGGCGGGTTGACGGCCCTCGGCGCGACGGCGTACGGGCTGCTGGTCGCCGAAGGTCTGCTCGCGCGCAGGGCCATCGGGCAGCCGCACGGCCTGGATGGGCCGCCTTCCGACGGCACGTACGGCGACTTTCCCGGCGAGCCGCTCAAGCTCGCCATGCTCGGCGACTCCACCTCGGTCGGGCTCGGCCTGACCGACCCCGCCCAGACCCCCGGCGGACTGCTCGCGCATGGCCTGGCCTCGGTCGCCGAACGCCCGGTACGCCTGATCGTCGTCGGCAAGTCGGGCGCGCCCTCCTCCGAACTGGGCGACCAGGTGGACAAGGCCCTGGCCATGGAGGCCGACATCGCGGTGATCTTCGTGGGGGCCAACGACATCATCACGCAGACGCCGCCCGCCGTCGCCGTACGCCATCTCGCCAAAGCCGTGCGGCGGTTGCGGGACGCGGGGGTCGAGGTGGTCGTGGGCACCTGCCCCGACCTCGGCACGGTGCGGCCGATCGGGCAGCCGCTGCGCTGGGTGGCGCGGCGGTGGAGCCGCCAGCTCGCCGCGGCGCAGACGGTGGCGGTGGTGGACGCGGGCGGCCGTACGGTGGCGTTCGCCGACCTCCTGGGCCCCGAGTTCGCTACAAATCCGACAGAAATGTTCGGACCGGATCGTTTCCATCCATCTGCCCGAGGTTACGCGCAGGCCGCTTACGCGGTGCTACCGTCAGTGTGCGCTGCGTTGGGGCTGTGGCCTGAGCCGCGCCCCGCACGCGGCGAAGCACTACAACCGATCTACCTTGCGGCGGCTACGGCCGCGGAGGAGCCCGGCACCGAGGTCACCGCGACCCGGGTCGACGGACGGGCGACGGGCCTGCACGGCAAGTGGGCGACGTTGTTCCGGCGGCGGCTCGGCGAGACGTTCAACGACGCACGGCGTCTGACGTCCCGGCTCGGCGAGACGCTCGACGACGCCTGA
- a CDS encoding outer membrane protein assembly factor BamB family protein gives MQRPLWKPSVALAGTLVGVLSAAACSGSDAATTPNFPTWQNTQVNAVSRTAVAGGVVAATAMKPDGSLETVALGLRDGKRLWAYPATMAGRLPGMGVSAPAVVETSPGQGVVVALDPAKSGRWNATLIARDSHSGAQKWSRPVHSTFGPQRCGPYVCLSEHTALAKARMVVLDPSTGKTLWKLPGISEVEWSDPSRVLLLRLAANPMIESYDLKTGKLQWQQPIEQALGPGIDMSGGWAFGATGDNLVGYVAPYTNPQTKKVSTFGLFSVKIADGTINWMRPSVVRVYPSGSPGYAPVVRPVDRQGAYGGFARLDSESGRVLGQVTAADVPGSGWWLAFPDRMDKLGFLKHDAKGTAFDLVSGKPVPVEEQRGWSFCVTDPKPLPLRGQAPGFYSTAAVCEYDLATGKQVKGAVVPPPWFTGSQDGWRLWRDEKGGIHAINDQTSTAPGMYG, from the coding sequence GTGCAGCGACCCCTCTGGAAACCGTCCGTCGCCCTCGCCGGCACCCTCGTCGGAGTCCTCTCCGCGGCCGCCTGCTCCGGCAGCGACGCGGCCACCACCCCCAACTTCCCGACCTGGCAGAACACCCAGGTCAACGCCGTCAGCCGGACGGCGGTGGCGGGCGGGGTCGTGGCCGCCACCGCCATGAAGCCCGACGGCTCGCTGGAGACCGTCGCCCTCGGCCTGCGGGACGGCAAGCGGCTGTGGGCCTACCCGGCCACGATGGCCGGCCGCCTGCCCGGCATGGGCGTCTCGGCCCCGGCGGTCGTCGAGACGTCCCCGGGCCAGGGCGTGGTCGTCGCGCTCGACCCGGCCAAGAGCGGCCGCTGGAACGCCACGCTCATCGCCCGCGACTCGCACTCGGGGGCGCAGAAGTGGAGCAGGCCGGTCCACTCGACGTTCGGGCCGCAGCGGTGCGGGCCGTACGTCTGCCTGTCGGAGCACACGGCCCTGGCCAAGGCCCGCATGGTGGTGCTCGACCCGTCCACCGGGAAGACCCTGTGGAAGCTGCCGGGGATCTCCGAGGTGGAGTGGTCGGACCCGAGCCGGGTCCTGCTGCTCAGGCTGGCGGCCAACCCCATGATCGAGTCGTACGACCTCAAGACCGGCAAGCTGCAGTGGCAGCAGCCGATCGAGCAGGCGCTCGGCCCGGGGATCGACATGTCGGGCGGGTGGGCGTTCGGGGCGACCGGTGACAATCTGGTCGGCTACGTCGCCCCCTACACGAACCCCCAGACGAAGAAGGTCTCCACCTTCGGCCTCTTCTCCGTGAAGATCGCCGACGGGACGATCAACTGGATGCGGCCCTCGGTCGTACGCGTCTATCCGAGCGGCAGCCCCGGCTACGCCCCCGTCGTACGCCCCGTCGACCGCCAGGGCGCCTACGGCGGCTTCGCGCGGCTGGACTCGGAGAGCGGCCGGGTGCTCGGGCAGGTCACCGCGGCCGACGTGCCCGGGTCCGGCTGGTGGCTGGCCTTCCCCGACCGGATGGACAAGCTGGGCTTCCTCAAGCACGACGCCAAGGGCACGGCGTTCGACCTGGTCTCGGGCAAGCCGGTGCCGGTGGAGGAGCAGCGCGGCTGGTCCTTCTGCGTCACCGACCCCAAGCCGCTGCCGCTGCGCGGGCAGGCGCCGGGCTTCTACTCGACGGCCGCCGTCTGCGAGTACGACCTCGCCACCGGCAAGCAGGTCAAGGGGGCGGTCGTGCCGCCGCCCTGGTTCACCGGCAGCCAGGACGGGTGGCGGTTGTGGCGCGACGAGAAGGGCGGCATCCACGCGATCAACGACCAAACCTCCACCGCGCCCGGCATGTACGGATAG
- a CDS encoding acetyl-CoA C-acetyltransferase: protein MPEAVIVATARSPIGRAFKGSLQDIRPDDLTVQMIRAALAKVPQLDPSSIDDIMLGCGLPGGEQGFNMARVVSVLLGLDNVPGTTVTRYCSSSLQTTRMAFHAIKAGEGDVFVSAGVETVSRFAKGNSDSLPDTHNPVFLDALARTKSFAEGGKVWHDPREDGVIPDIYIAMGQTAENLAQLKGVTRQEQDEFGVRSQNLAEKALADGFWAKDITPVTLPDGTVVEKDDGPRAGTTYEKVSTLQPVFRPDGTVTAGNCCPLNDGAAAVIVMSDVKAAELGITPLARIVSTGVTGLSPEIMGLGPVEASKQALARAGMAIEDVDLVEINEAFAAQVIPSYRELGIPLDRLNVNGGAIAVGHPFGMTGARITSTLINSLQHHDKSIGLETMCVGGGQGMAMILERL, encoded by the coding sequence ATGCCCGAGGCAGTCATCGTCGCGACCGCGCGTTCCCCGATCGGCCGGGCCTTCAAGGGCTCGCTCCAGGACATCCGCCCCGACGACCTGACCGTGCAGATGATCCGGGCCGCGCTGGCCAAGGTGCCCCAGCTCGATCCCTCGTCCATCGACGACATCATGCTGGGGTGCGGGCTGCCCGGGGGCGAGCAGGGGTTCAACATGGCCCGGGTGGTGTCGGTGCTGCTCGGGCTGGACAACGTGCCCGGCACGACCGTGACGCGCTACTGCTCCTCGTCGCTGCAGACCACGCGGATGGCCTTCCACGCGATCAAGGCGGGCGAGGGGGACGTGTTCGTGTCGGCCGGGGTGGAGACCGTGTCCCGGTTCGCGAAGGGCAACTCCGACTCGCTGCCCGACACGCACAACCCGGTCTTCCTGGACGCCCTGGCGCGTACCAAGTCCTTCGCCGAGGGCGGGAAGGTGTGGCACGACCCGCGCGAGGACGGCGTCATCCCCGACATCTACATCGCGATGGGGCAGACCGCCGAGAACCTCGCCCAGCTCAAGGGGGTCACCCGCCAGGAGCAGGACGAGTTCGGGGTGCGCTCGCAGAACCTGGCCGAGAAGGCGCTGGCCGACGGGTTCTGGGCCAAGGACATCACGCCGGTGACGCTGCCGGACGGGACGGTGGTGGAGAAGGACGACGGGCCGCGGGCGGGGACGACGTACGAGAAGGTCTCCACCCTCCAGCCGGTCTTCCGGCCCGACGGGACCGTGACCGCCGGCAACTGCTGCCCGCTGAACGACGGGGCGGCGGCCGTGATCGTGATGAGCGACGTGAAGGCCGCCGAACTCGGGATCACGCCGCTGGCCCGGATCGTCTCGACCGGGGTCACCGGGCTGTCCCCGGAGATCATGGGGCTCGGACCGGTGGAGGCCTCGAAGCAGGCGCTCGCGCGGGCGGGGATGGCGATCGAGGACGTCGACCTCGTGGAGATCAACGAGGCGTTCGCCGCCCAGGTGATCCCGTCCTACCGGGAGCTGGGGATCCCGCTGGACCGGCTCAACGTCAACGGCGGGGCGATCGCGGTGGGGCACCCGTTCGGGATGACGGGGGCGCGGATCACGTCCACGCTGATCAACAGCCTGCAGCACCATGACAAGAGCATCGGGCTGGAGACCATGTGCGTGGGCGGCGGCCAGGGCATGGCCATGATCCTCGAACGCCTCTGA
- a CDS encoding PPOX class F420-dependent oxidoreductase: protein MDLDKALAFLRTHHRAVLLTRRRDGRPQMSPVTAGVSGGQIIVSTRETAAKVLNARRDPQVSLCVFTDGFYGEWIQVDGTADIQSLPEAMEGLVSYYRDISGEHPDWDDYRAAMTRERRVLLRITPHHAGPDTHG from the coding sequence ATGGACCTCGACAAGGCACTCGCCTTTCTCCGCACCCACCACCGCGCAGTCCTGCTCACCAGACGTCGCGACGGGCGCCCGCAGATGTCCCCGGTGACCGCCGGCGTCTCGGGCGGCCAGATCATCGTCAGCACCCGGGAAACCGCCGCCAAGGTCCTCAACGCCCGCCGCGACCCGCAGGTCTCGCTGTGCGTCTTCACCGACGGCTTCTACGGCGAATGGATCCAGGTGGACGGCACGGCCGACATCCAGTCCCTGCCGGAGGCCATGGAGGGGCTGGTCTCGTATTATCGCGACATTTCCGGCGAGCACCCGGACTGGGACGACTACCGCGCCGCCATGACCCGCGAACGCCGCGTCCTCCTCCGCATCACCCCCCACCACGCCGGCCCAGACACCCACGGCTGA
- a CDS encoding DUF4287 domain-containing protein, translated as MSLNHSPETQTKLIARVPSITGRELPEWFQAIDNGPAFLRCDERANWLADEHGLSHGYAAAIVHEHERHRRNRMGFI; from the coding sequence ATGTCCTTGAACCACTCACCGGAGACGCAGACAAAACTGATCGCAAGGGTCCCGTCCATAACGGGGCGCGAACTCCCCGAGTGGTTCCAAGCCATCGACAACGGCCCGGCTTTCCTGAGGTGCGACGAGCGGGCCAACTGGCTTGCCGACGAGCACGGGCTATCCCACGGCTACGCCGCCGCGATCGTGCACGAGCACGAGCGGCACCGCCGTAACCGCATGGGCTTCATCTAA
- a CDS encoding Bax inhibitor-1/YccA family protein has translation MESKNPVFSRSRQQSAGWAGPTPSPSQLQNMYDAPSYAQPTRPAYRTMTLDDVVVRGFLTLGALVAAAAAAWVLNVPPGVAIGAAVVALILGLIASFTQSTNPALILGYAVAEGVFLGKISSVFEGMISGIVLQAVLGTAFAFGAVLTVYSLRIIRVTPKLVKFGIAAAFAALGLVLVNLVLGFFVDGGLGLRTDSPIGWAFSIVMILIGCFFLLLDFDSIEQGVREGAPEKFAWQCAFGLTLSLVWIYLEVLRFVSYFTSSD, from the coding sequence ATGGAGAGCAAGAACCCCGTTTTCAGCAGGTCGCGGCAGCAGTCCGCGGGCTGGGCCGGACCGACCCCGTCCCCGAGCCAGCTGCAGAACATGTACGACGCGCCGTCGTACGCGCAACCCACCCGGCCCGCGTACCGCACCATGACGCTAGACGACGTCGTCGTGCGCGGGTTTCTCACCCTTGGGGCTCTCGTCGCGGCCGCCGCCGCGGCCTGGGTCCTCAACGTCCCGCCCGGGGTCGCCATCGGCGCCGCGGTCGTCGCGCTGATCCTCGGGCTGATCGCCTCGTTCACGCAGAGCACCAACCCGGCGCTCATCCTGGGGTACGCCGTCGCCGAGGGCGTGTTCCTCGGCAAGATCAGCTCCGTCTTCGAGGGCATGATCAGCGGCATCGTGCTGCAGGCCGTGCTCGGCACGGCGTTCGCGTTCGGCGCGGTGCTGACGGTCTACTCGTTGCGGATCATCCGCGTCACGCCCAAGCTCGTGAAGTTCGGCATCGCGGCCGCCTTCGCGGCGCTCGGGCTGGTGCTCGTCAACCTGGTCCTCGGCTTCTTCGTCGACGGCGGCCTCGGCCTGCGCACCGACAGCCCGATCGGCTGGGCGTTCAGCATCGTCATGATCCTGATCGGCTGCTTCTTCCTGCTGCTCGACTTCGACTCGATCGAGCAGGGCGTGCGGGAGGGGGCGCCGGAGAAGTTCGCCTGGCAGTGCGCGTTCGGCCTGACGCTGAGCCTCGTCTGGATCTACCTCGAGGTGCTCCGGTTCGTCAGCTATTTCACCAGCAGTGACTGA
- a CDS encoding peptide deformylase: protein MNGWGGVPWEAPGGHDVLGGRVGTPREVLGAPHPLLSAPAEPVDPTAPEIVAAAADLLATLRRETATTGLAAPQIGLSWRLIAFDAGLHPRSRSWAGELVLANPRLARASHWDPGREGCTSITGLTADVLRASRITVRGHLPGTGEPVTIEADAFEARCIQHQLDHLDGLLFLDRVPGALSLHRRLHSCDA, encoded by the coding sequence ATGAACGGGTGGGGCGGCGTGCCTTGGGAGGCGCCCGGCGGCCATGACGTGCTCGGCGGCCGCGTGGGCACCCCCCGCGAGGTCCTCGGCGCCCCGCACCCGCTCCTGTCCGCCCCCGCCGAACCGGTCGACCCCACCGCCCCCGAGATCGTGGCCGCCGCCGCCGATCTCCTGGCCACCCTCCGCCGGGAGACCGCCACGACGGGGCTGGCCGCCCCCCAGATCGGCCTGAGCTGGCGCCTGATCGCCTTTGACGCCGGGCTCCACCCCCGGAGCCGTTCGTGGGCCGGAGAGCTCGTTCTGGCCAATCCACGCCTCGCCAGAGCGTCCCACTGGGACCCCGGCCGTGAGGGCTGCACCTCGATCACGGGACTCACGGCAGATGTCCTCCGCGCCAGCCGTATCACCGTACGTGGGCATTTGCCAGGTACGGGGGAGCCCGTCACCATCGAAGCGGACGCCTTCGAAGCCCGCTGCATTCAGCACCAACTGGACCATCTGGACGGTCTACTCTTCTTGGACAGAGTCCCCGGAGCCCTCTCACTTCACCGCAGACTTCACAGTTGTGACGCCTGA
- a CDS encoding glycine cleavage system protein R, with amino-acid sequence MGLSAVTVLGVDRPGVIAAVTGSLADCGANIQDSTMTLLGGHVAMMLLVSGDLDSAELLKHLCAPDLVVTASAIEAQRHFCEEGGGLGYVLTVHGPDRPGIISAISAVLAADRGNITGMSTRLTGRLYVLIADVELPKEVDVAALMRRLAAVGASLDSEITFRPVEPDLL; translated from the coding sequence GTGGGGCTCTCAGCGGTGACCGTGCTCGGCGTGGACCGGCCCGGCGTGATCGCCGCGGTCACCGGTTCGCTCGCCGACTGCGGGGCGAACATCCAGGACTCGACGATGACGTTGCTCGGCGGTCACGTGGCGATGATGCTGCTGGTGTCGGGCGATCTCGACTCGGCCGAGCTGCTGAAACACCTGTGCGCGCCGGATCTCGTGGTGACCGCCTCGGCCATCGAGGCCCAGCGGCACTTCTGCGAGGAGGGCGGCGGTCTCGGTTACGTGCTGACCGTGCACGGGCCCGACCGGCCGGGGATCATCTCGGCCATCAGCGCCGTGCTCGCCGCGGACCGGGGCAACATCACCGGGATGAGCACCAGGCTCACCGGCCGTCTCTACGTGCTGATCGCGGACGTCGAGCTACCGAAGGAGGTGGACGTGGCGGCGCTCATGCGCAGGCTGGCGGCCGTCGGCGCCAGTCTTGACTCGGAGATCACCTTCCGCCCCGTCGAACCGGACCTGCTGTGA
- a CDS encoding NAD(P)/FAD-dependent oxidoreductase: protein MNKHILIVGGGYVGLYTALRLQRRLQRELRGGEARITIIDPQSYMTYQPFLPEAAAGNLSPRHVVAPLRRILPKVRILNGRVTKVDHSERTVTFQPPEGAPRQVAYDVIVMAAGSISRTLPIPGLTDIGIGFKAVGEAIALRNRVLHLLDVAESTDDPDVRRKALTFVVVGAGFAGVEALAELEDMAKDSTRYYRNIKPSDLRWVLVEATNRVLPEVGPEMGRWTLEQLRERGIDVKLETRLESCTDGHVILSDGSEFDAETLVWTAGVKPSPVVNDSDLPLDERGRIKCTAMLTVAGTNDAFAAGDAAGVPDVTNPGQYCAPNAQHAVRQAKVLADNIVRHLRGQQLVEYRHKYVGSVAGLGLHQGVANVYGVKLRGFPAWFMHRTYHLSRVPTLNRKVRVVVDWTLALFFKRETISLGEMEHPREDFRAAVATTRR, encoded by the coding sequence ATGAACAAGCACATCTTGATCGTCGGCGGTGGATACGTCGGCCTGTACACAGCGCTCCGGCTGCAGCGCAGACTCCAGCGGGAGCTGCGCGGCGGCGAGGCACGCATCACGATCATCGACCCCCAGTCCTACATGACCTACCAGCCCTTCTTGCCTGAGGCGGCGGCGGGTAACCTCTCGCCCCGGCACGTGGTGGCGCCGCTGCGGCGGATCCTGCCCAAGGTGCGGATCCTCAACGGCAGGGTCACCAAGGTCGACCACTCCGAGCGCACCGTCACGTTCCAGCCGCCCGAGGGCGCGCCGCGCCAGGTGGCCTACGACGTGATCGTGATGGCCGCCGGATCGATCTCGCGCACGCTGCCCATCCCCGGCCTCACCGACATCGGCATCGGGTTCAAGGCCGTGGGCGAGGCCATCGCCCTGCGCAACCGCGTGCTGCACCTGCTCGACGTGGCCGAGTCGACCGACGACCCGGACGTGCGGCGCAAGGCGCTCACGTTCGTCGTGGTCGGCGCCGGGTTCGCGGGCGTCGAGGCGCTCGCGGAGCTGGAGGACATGGCCAAGGACTCGACGCGCTACTACCGCAACATCAAGCCGTCCGACCTTCGCTGGGTGCTCGTGGAGGCCACGAACCGGGTGCTGCCCGAGGTCGGCCCCGAGATGGGCAGGTGGACCCTGGAGCAGCTGCGCGAGCGCGGCATCGACGTCAAGCTCGAGACGCGCCTGGAGTCCTGCACCGACGGGCACGTGATCCTCTCGGACGGCTCGGAGTTCGACGCGGAGACCCTCGTGTGGACCGCGGGCGTCAAGCCCAGCCCCGTGGTCAACGACAGCGACCTGCCGCTCGACGAGCGCGGCCGGATCAAGTGCACCGCGATGCTCACCGTCGCCGGCACGAACGACGCCTTCGCGGCGGGGGACGCCGCGGGGGTGCCCGACGTCACGAACCCCGGCCAGTACTGCGCCCCGAACGCCCAGCACGCCGTCCGCCAGGCCAAGGTGCTGGCCGACAACATCGTCCGTCACCTGCGTGGTCAGCAACTGGTCGAATACCGCCACAAGTATGTCGGATCGGTTGCCGGTTTGGGCCTTCACCAGGGTGTCGCCAATGTCTATGGCGTCAAGCTTCGCGGATTCCCTGCGTGGTTCATGCACCGGACCTACCATCTGTCGCGGGTGCCGACGCTGAACCGCAAGGTCCGTGTCGTCGTCGATTGGACCCTGGCCCTGTTCTTCAAGCGCGAGACGATCTCGCTGGGTGAGATGGAGCACCCGCGTGAGGACTTCAGGGCCGCGGTCGCGACGACCCGTCGCTAG
- a CDS encoding uracil-DNA glycosylase has translation MSFVPPGTGWPEDPATADTPVALDPADVRRLAATSDTLAELTAGQSVCRACPRLVEWREQVAEVKRRAFAEETYWGRPVPGWGAERPRILLVGLAPAAHGGNRTGRIFTGDRSGDWLFASLHRTGLAARETSTHAGDGQRLIDTRVLASVRCAPPANKPLPSEKAACFPWMAREVALVAPYVRVVVALGGYAWQAVWPALKDAGYELPRTRPPFGHGAEVEVRHSGAPVTLIGCYHPSQQNTFTGRVTAQMLDDVFTRARSLAV, from the coding sequence ATGAGCTTCGTACCTCCTGGCACCGGCTGGCCGGAAGACCCGGCGACCGCTGACACCCCGGTCGCCCTCGACCCCGCGGACGTGCGCCGCCTCGCCGCCACCAGTGACACCCTCGCGGAGCTCACGGCCGGACAGTCCGTCTGCCGTGCCTGTCCCCGCCTGGTGGAGTGGCGCGAGCAGGTCGCCGAGGTGAAGCGGCGCGCGTTCGCGGAGGAGACGTACTGGGGCCGCCCGGTCCCCGGCTGGGGCGCCGAGCGCCCGCGGATCCTGCTGGTCGGCCTGGCCCCGGCCGCCCACGGGGGCAACCGCACGGGGCGGATCTTCACCGGTGACCGCAGCGGCGACTGGCTGTTCGCCTCGCTGCACCGCACCGGCCTGGCCGCGCGGGAGACCAGCACGCACGCCGGGGACGGGCAGCGGCTCATCGACACGCGGGTGCTGGCCTCGGTGCGCTGCGCGCCGCCCGCGAACAAGCCGCTGCCCTCGGAGAAGGCCGCCTGCTTCCCGTGGATGGCGAGGGAGGTGGCGCTGGTGGCGCCGTACGTGCGGGTGGTCGTGGCGCTCGGCGGGTACGCCTGGCAGGCCGTGTGGCCCGCGCTCAAGGACGCCGGCTACGAGCTGCCGCGCACCAGGCCGCCGTTCGGGCACGGGGCCGAGGTGGAGGTCCGCCACTCCGGCGCCCCCGTCACGCTGATCGGCTGCTATCACCCCAGCCAGCAGAACACGTTCACCGGCCGCGTGACCGCCCAGATGCTCGACGACGTCTTCACCAGGGCCAGGTCACTGGCTGTGTGA
- a CDS encoding PadR family transcriptional regulator: MDSSQLLKGVLDLAVLAVLNERDGYGYDVVRRLREAGLEEVGDASVYGTLRRLFKAGALTSYVVASDEGPHRKYYGLNEAGRSMYATSAKTWTSFSATMAALLKEGQA; this comes from the coding sequence GTGGATAGCAGCCAGCTCCTCAAGGGCGTGCTCGACCTGGCCGTGCTCGCCGTGCTCAACGAGCGCGACGGCTACGGCTACGACGTCGTGCGCCGGCTGAGGGAGGCGGGCCTGGAGGAGGTGGGCGACGCCTCGGTCTACGGCACGCTGCGCCGCCTGTTCAAGGCCGGGGCGCTGACGTCGTACGTCGTCGCCTCGGACGAAGGGCCGCACCGCAAGTACTACGGGCTCAACGAGGCCGGCCGGAGCATGTACGCCACCTCGGCCAAGACCTGGACCTCGTTCTCGGCGACCATGGCAGCCCTGCTCAAGGAGGGACAAGCATGA